From a region of the Phragmites australis chromosome 21, lpPhrAust1.1, whole genome shotgun sequence genome:
- the LOC133903568 gene encoding autophagy-related protein 9-like isoform X2, which translates to MMSILLKGTIIQKLSKWSWRSESALSTNLLAEIPPEIELSDYQRLLSSDCESPTGLIHGEDLKAELILDLDIFFERLYEYFCAKGLRCIITKWIIEILNVIFMVCAIGFFFLFVDWGALSHLKCGVEALELGEKPCDPMKVIKNDPLVPFTFVKMITIGSMAILTTYGIIIFMKFFVKLRSTISVRDFYYNSLKVTDLEIQTISWPKVVEKVVLLQKSQQLCVVKDLSEHDIIMRIMRKENYLIGMVNKGIIAFPFPCWLPGVGPTVSSRIHARKSYLMLPKTLEWTLNWCIFQSMFDSKFCVRKDFLTSPSILKKRLVFLGIAMFFLSPCLVIFPLVYMFLRHAEEFYNHPSTASSRRWSNLSRWILREYNEVEHFFRHRMNNCTVQSVNYLKQFPTPLISIIAKFISFVSGGLAGILLILGVLGESILEGHVFGRNLFWYTVVFGTIAAVSRKVVADELQVIDPEGAMSLVVQQTHYMPKRWRGKESSELVRKEFEMLFQYTITVLLEEMASIFVTPYLLIFVIPKRANDILRFISEFTVYVDGVGDVCSLSLFDFRRHGNRNYGSPLDAARDVRSSQGKMEKSLLSFQSTYTSWEPNPDGKRFLCNLQRFKEKQIRKYTFQAMEDSQLGSSMRRQSSNIFHQLLPRDIHPGNGIIYNYSPFGLLDTDQRAYPYILDWYYTCYSEHSDREAGLSSHHDETSPEPRDDIWPPLSKSLTEIEEEQIWDFNLFERARSHLEASTSSAFFQRAAFKGQGREQNSTSRHWWAQPAQRWGAELCTSYWSTRQLP; encoded by the exons ATGATGTCCATCCTTCTGAAGGGCACAATTATTCAAAAATTATCCAAGTGGTCATGGAGAAGTGAATCAGCACTTTCGACAAATCTACTTGCTGAAATTCCGCCTGAGATAGAGTTATCCGACTACCAGAGATTACTGAGCTCTGATTGTGAGAGCCCAACAGGACTAATCCATGGGGAAGACTTAAAGGCTGAGCTAATTCTTGACTTGGACATTTTCTTTGAGAGACTTTATGAATATTTCTGTGCAAAGGGTTTAAGATGCATCATCACCAAGTGGATAATTGAGATCCTTAATGTTATCTTTATGGTATGTGCTAttggttttttcttcttgtttgttGATTGGGGTGCCCTCAGCCATTTGAAATGTGGAGTAGAAGCACTTGAGTTAGGGGAGAAACCATGTGATCCGATGAAAGTCATTAAGAATGACCCATTAGTTCCGTTCACATTTGTGAAGATGATCACTATTGGATCGATGGCTATATTAACGACTTATGGAATTATTATCTTTATGAAGTTCTTTGTAAAATTGAGAAGCACAATCAGTGTTCGTGACTTCTACTATAACAG CCTCAAAGTCACTGATCTGGAGATTCAAACTATATCATGGCCCAAAGTAGTTGAGAAGGTTGTCCTTCTCCAGAAGTCACAACAACTTTGTGTTGTTAAGGATCTTTCGGAACATGATATCATCATGAGAATAATGCGGAAAGAGAACTATTTGATTGGGATGGTTAATAAAGGCATCATTGCATTCCCGTTTCCCTGTTGGCTGCCTGGAGTTGGTCCAACTGTTAGTTCTCGTATCCATGCAAGGAAAAGCTATCTGATGCTTCCAAAGACCCTAGAGTGGACATTAAATTGGTGCATCTTCCAGAGCATGTTCGATAG TAAATTTTGTGTCAGAAAAGATTTTTTAACAAGCCCATCCATCTTGAAAAAGCGACTTGTATTTTTGGGTATTGCAATGTTTTTTCTGTCACCCTGCCTTGTCATCTTCCCACTGGTATACATGTTTTTGAGACATGCTGAAGAATTCTACAATCACCCCAGTACAGCATCATCTCGAAGATGGTCAAATTTATCAAGGTGGATTTTGCGGGAGTACAATGAG GTTGAGCATTTCTTCAGACATAGGATGAACAACTGCACTGTTCAGTCAGTGAATTATTTAAAGCAGTTTCCAACTCCATTAATATCTATTATTGCAAAATTTATATCATTTGTATCTGGTGGCTTGGCTGGAATTCTTCTCATTCTTGGAGTCCTTGGTGAATCTATCCTTGAGGGTCAT GTTTTTGGCCGAAATCTTTTCTGGTATACTGTTGTTTTCGGAACCATAGCAGCTGTAAGTCGAAAAGTTGTGGCAGATGAGCTTCAAGTGATTGACCCAGAAGGAGCCATGTCTCTTGTTGTTCAACAGACACATTACATGCCGAAGAGGTGGCGTGGTAAAGAGAGCAGTGAACTTGTGCGGAAAGAGTTTGAAATGCTGTTTCAG TATACCATAACAGTGCTTTTGGAAGAAATGGCCTCTATTTTCGTCACTCCTTACTTGCTAATATTTGTGATACCAAAG CGTGCCAATGATATTCTGCGCTTCATTTCGGAGTTCACAGTTTACGTAGATGGAGTGGGAGATGTATGCAG TTTAAGCTTGTTTGACTTCCGAAGACATGGAAATAGAAACTATGGTTCACCACTTGATGCAGCAAGGGACGTGAGGAGCTCCCAAGGGAAAATGGAGAAATCGTTATTGAG TTTTCAAAGCACCTATACATCATGGGAGCCAAATCCAGATGGCAAGCGGTTTTTGTGCAACCTTCAGAGATTCAAGGAAAAGCAAATCCGTAAATATACTTTTCAAGCAATGGAAGATTCACAACTTGGGTCAAGTATGAGACGTCAAAGTAGCAATATTTTCCATCAGCTGCTCCCCAGGGATATTCATCCTGGCAATGGGATTATTTATAACTATAGTCCTTTCGGACTGCTTGACACAGATCAAAGAGCTTATCCATATATCCTGGACTGGTATTACACATGTTACTCAGAACACTCGGATAGGGAGGCCGGATTATCTTCCCACCATGATGAAACATCCCCTGAGCCAAGGGATGATATATGGCCACCTCTGAGCAAATCATTAACAGAGATTGAAGAGGAGCAAATCTGGGATTTTAATTTGTTTGAAAGAGCTCGAAGCCACTTGGAGGCATCAACATCAAGTGCATTCTTTCAGCGTGCCGCCTTCAAGGGCCAGGGCAGGGAACAAAATTCTACAAGCCGCCATTGGTGGGCCCAG CCAGCACAGCGATGGGGCGCTGAACTCTGCACATCCTACTGGTCCACGAGACAGCTTCCTTGA
- the LOC133903568 gene encoding autophagy-related protein 9-like isoform X1: MMSILLKGTIIQKLSKWSWRSESALSTNLLAEIPPEIELSDYQRLLSSDCESPTGLIHGEDLKAELILDLDIFFERLYEYFCAKGLRCIITKWIIEILNVIFMVCAIGFFFLFVDWGALSHLKCGVEALELGEKPCDPMKVIKNDPLVPFTFVKMITIGSMAILTTYGIIIFMKFFVKLRSTISVRDFYYNSLKVTDLEIQTISWPKVVEKVVLLQKSQQLCVVKDLSEHDIIMRIMRKENYLIGMVNKGIIAFPFPCWLPGVGPTVSSRIHARKSYLMLPKTLEWTLNWCIFQSMFDSKFCVRKDFLTSPSILKKRLVFLGIAMFFLSPCLVIFPLVYMFLRHAEEFYNHPSTASSRRWSNLSRWILREYNEVEHFFRHRMNNCTVQSVNYLKQFPTPLISIIAKFISFVSGGLAGILLILGVLGESILEGHVFGRNLFWYTVVFGTIAAVSRKVVADELQVIDPEGAMSLVVQQTHYMPKRWRGKESSELVRKEFEMLFQYTITVLLEEMASIFVTPYLLIFVIPKRANDILRFISEFTVYVDGVGDVCSLSLFDFRRHGNRNYGSPLDAARDVRSSQGKMEKSLLSFQSTYTSWEPNPDGKRFLCNLQRFKEKQIRKYTFQAMEDSQLGSSMRRQSSNIFHQLLPRDIHPGNGIIYNYSPFGLLDTDQRAYPYILDWYYTCYSEHSDREAGLSSHHDETSPEPRDDIWPPLSKSLTEIEEEQIWDFNLFERARSHLEASTSSAFFQRAAFKGQGREQNSTSRHWWAQVSTRPTDPRDSFIEPPDFANHYTSGHYSSQHSDGALNSAHPTGPRDSFLEPPNFGNHYVSDCHSSHRSSDASEGHIELNQSDTRSHSSWRSPQALSKTRYIGDDLDLEKCLSFHFGDVPKDDKNEDEDDGHGVVDVCSSMPGSLQVRIIPRSSDPI; the protein is encoded by the exons ATGATGTCCATCCTTCTGAAGGGCACAATTATTCAAAAATTATCCAAGTGGTCATGGAGAAGTGAATCAGCACTTTCGACAAATCTACTTGCTGAAATTCCGCCTGAGATAGAGTTATCCGACTACCAGAGATTACTGAGCTCTGATTGTGAGAGCCCAACAGGACTAATCCATGGGGAAGACTTAAAGGCTGAGCTAATTCTTGACTTGGACATTTTCTTTGAGAGACTTTATGAATATTTCTGTGCAAAGGGTTTAAGATGCATCATCACCAAGTGGATAATTGAGATCCTTAATGTTATCTTTATGGTATGTGCTAttggttttttcttcttgtttgttGATTGGGGTGCCCTCAGCCATTTGAAATGTGGAGTAGAAGCACTTGAGTTAGGGGAGAAACCATGTGATCCGATGAAAGTCATTAAGAATGACCCATTAGTTCCGTTCACATTTGTGAAGATGATCACTATTGGATCGATGGCTATATTAACGACTTATGGAATTATTATCTTTATGAAGTTCTTTGTAAAATTGAGAAGCACAATCAGTGTTCGTGACTTCTACTATAACAG CCTCAAAGTCACTGATCTGGAGATTCAAACTATATCATGGCCCAAAGTAGTTGAGAAGGTTGTCCTTCTCCAGAAGTCACAACAACTTTGTGTTGTTAAGGATCTTTCGGAACATGATATCATCATGAGAATAATGCGGAAAGAGAACTATTTGATTGGGATGGTTAATAAAGGCATCATTGCATTCCCGTTTCCCTGTTGGCTGCCTGGAGTTGGTCCAACTGTTAGTTCTCGTATCCATGCAAGGAAAAGCTATCTGATGCTTCCAAAGACCCTAGAGTGGACATTAAATTGGTGCATCTTCCAGAGCATGTTCGATAG TAAATTTTGTGTCAGAAAAGATTTTTTAACAAGCCCATCCATCTTGAAAAAGCGACTTGTATTTTTGGGTATTGCAATGTTTTTTCTGTCACCCTGCCTTGTCATCTTCCCACTGGTATACATGTTTTTGAGACATGCTGAAGAATTCTACAATCACCCCAGTACAGCATCATCTCGAAGATGGTCAAATTTATCAAGGTGGATTTTGCGGGAGTACAATGAG GTTGAGCATTTCTTCAGACATAGGATGAACAACTGCACTGTTCAGTCAGTGAATTATTTAAAGCAGTTTCCAACTCCATTAATATCTATTATTGCAAAATTTATATCATTTGTATCTGGTGGCTTGGCTGGAATTCTTCTCATTCTTGGAGTCCTTGGTGAATCTATCCTTGAGGGTCAT GTTTTTGGCCGAAATCTTTTCTGGTATACTGTTGTTTTCGGAACCATAGCAGCTGTAAGTCGAAAAGTTGTGGCAGATGAGCTTCAAGTGATTGACCCAGAAGGAGCCATGTCTCTTGTTGTTCAACAGACACATTACATGCCGAAGAGGTGGCGTGGTAAAGAGAGCAGTGAACTTGTGCGGAAAGAGTTTGAAATGCTGTTTCAG TATACCATAACAGTGCTTTTGGAAGAAATGGCCTCTATTTTCGTCACTCCTTACTTGCTAATATTTGTGATACCAAAG CGTGCCAATGATATTCTGCGCTTCATTTCGGAGTTCACAGTTTACGTAGATGGAGTGGGAGATGTATGCAG TTTAAGCTTGTTTGACTTCCGAAGACATGGAAATAGAAACTATGGTTCACCACTTGATGCAGCAAGGGACGTGAGGAGCTCCCAAGGGAAAATGGAGAAATCGTTATTGAG TTTTCAAAGCACCTATACATCATGGGAGCCAAATCCAGATGGCAAGCGGTTTTTGTGCAACCTTCAGAGATTCAAGGAAAAGCAAATCCGTAAATATACTTTTCAAGCAATGGAAGATTCACAACTTGGGTCAAGTATGAGACGTCAAAGTAGCAATATTTTCCATCAGCTGCTCCCCAGGGATATTCATCCTGGCAATGGGATTATTTATAACTATAGTCCTTTCGGACTGCTTGACACAGATCAAAGAGCTTATCCATATATCCTGGACTGGTATTACACATGTTACTCAGAACACTCGGATAGGGAGGCCGGATTATCTTCCCACCATGATGAAACATCCCCTGAGCCAAGGGATGATATATGGCCACCTCTGAGCAAATCATTAACAGAGATTGAAGAGGAGCAAATCTGGGATTTTAATTTGTTTGAAAGAGCTCGAAGCCACTTGGAGGCATCAACATCAAGTGCATTCTTTCAGCGTGCCGCCTTCAAGGGCCAGGGCAGGGAACAAAATTCTACAAGCCGCCATTGGTGGGCCCAGGTATCTACACGGCCAACTGATCCACGTGACAGTTTTATTGAGCCTCCAGACTTTGCAAATCACTACACATCTGGTCATTATTCCAGCCAGCACAGCGATGGGGCGCTGAACTCTGCACATCCTACTGGTCCACGAGACAGCTTCCTTGAGCCTCCGAACTTTGGAAACCATTATGTATCTGACTGTCATTCCAGCCATCGCAGCAGTGACGCGTCGGAAGGACACATAGAGCTCAATCAGAGCGATACCAGAAGCCACAGTAGTTGGAGAAGCCCCCAGGCCCTGTCCAAGACAAGGTACATCGGTGATGACCTTGACCTAGAGAAATGCCTGAGTTTCCATTTTGGTGATGTCCCCAAGGATGACAAaaatgaagacgaagatgatgGTCATGGCGTAGTCGATGTTTGTAGCTCTATGCCGGGCAGCCTTCAAGTACGGATTATACCTAGAAGCAGTGACCCTATatag